The sequence GATCGCCTTGATGGCCGGGTCGTTCTGCGCGCGCTCGATCCCTTCGACAATACCGGCTCGCGTCGAGAGGCCGAGACCGTTTACGGGGGGATTGTTCAGCGTGATGACGGCCACGCCGTCATGAGTTGTGTAGTCCACTGCCATCTGCCAGCCTCCATGCGATGAGGCGGCGCAGCACGCGCCGCCCGTCCGGTTCGTCGAGTCGACTCATTGTCCGACTTTATTTCCGATTTTCCCGGGGTCAGCAGGCAGAATACACAAAAAAGCACGCTCGTTCAATTTATCGTTAGGCGGGGTTTCCCCTAGTAAGCGGACTCAGGGGACAGTCCGCTTCGTCTTCGAGCGCGGACGGCAGAACGTGGTCGCGGAAGATGTCGCGCAGCTTGAGTTTCTGCAGCTTGCCGGTGGCCGTGTGCGGGAGTTCGTCGACAAAGGCGACGTCGTCGGGAATCCACCATTTGGCGACCTTGCCGTCGTAGAACGCGAGCAGTTCCTCGCGTGTCACGTCGAAACCCGCCCGCTTGACGATCACCAGCAGCGGCCGCTCGGTCCATTTCGGATGCGCGCAGGCGATGCACGCGGCTTCGGCCACCGCCGGATGCGCGATCGCGACATTCTCGATGTCGATCGAACTGATCCACTCGCCGCCGGACTTGATGACGTCTTTCGAGCGATCCGTGATGTGCAGGAAGCTGTCCCGGTCGATGGTGGCAACGTCCCCGGTGGGGAACCAGCCGTCCACCAGCGGCGACTCGTCCTTGCGGAAATACCGGTCGATCACCCAGGGTCCGCGCACGTGCAGATCGCCGAACGCCACACCGTCCCACGGCAGATCGCGCCCGTCTTCGCCGACGATCTTCATATCGACGCCGTAGATCACATGGCCCTGCTTCTCGAGCAACTTACGCTGCTCCGGCAGCGAGCGCTGGCTCTGCTCCCACGTCAGCTTCGACAAGGTGCCGAGCGGCGACATTTCAGTCATGCCCCATGCATGGATCACCTGCACGCCGTACTCGTCCTCGAAGGCGCGCAGCATCGCCGGCGGACAGGCCGAACCGCCGATCACCGTGCGATTGAGCGACGTGAACCGCACGCCGGCCTCGCGCAGGTAGTTGAGCAAGCCGAGCCACACGGTCGGCACACCGGCCGAATACGTGACGTGTTCGCTTTCCATCAATTCATAGAGCGACTTGCCGTCGAGATCCTTGCCGGGAAAGACCAGCTTCGCGCCGGTCAGCGGCGCGGCGTGCGGAATGCCCCAGGCGTTCACATGGAACATCGGCACAACCGGCAGCACGGCGTCGCGCGCGGACAGGCTCATCGCATCGGGCAGTGACGCACCGAACGCATGCAACACCGTCGAACGATGCGAGTACAGCGCGCCTTTCGGGTTGCCGGTGGTGCCCGACGTATAGCAGAGGTAAGACGCCTGACGTTCGTCAATGGGCGGCCAGTCGTAATGGCCGTCCTGTGCTTCCACCAAGGTTTCGTAGCTGAGCGCCGGCGTTTGCATCTTCGGCAGATGGTCCTCGTCGGCCAAGGCGATCCAGCCGCGCACCTTGGGGCACTGCGGCGCGAGCACA comes from Burkholderia sp. GAS332 and encodes:
- a CDS encoding fatty-acyl-CoA synthase, encoding MTTPLLGQMMDVPLTVSSLLAHAARHFGATEIVSRRIEGDVHRYTYRDCEKRAKQLAQALIALGVEPGERVATLAWNGYRHLEAYYGTAGFGAVCHTINPRLFPDQIAYIINHADDAYVLFDTTFAPLVDVLAPQCPKVRGWIALADEDHLPKMQTPALSYETLVEAQDGHYDWPPIDERQASYLCYTSGTTGNPKGALYSHRSTVLHAFGASLPDAMSLSARDAVLPVVPMFHVNAWGIPHAAPLTGAKLVFPGKDLDGKSLYELMESEHVTYSAGVPTVWLGLLNYLREAGVRFTSLNRTVIGGSACPPAMLRAFEDEYGVQVIHAWGMTEMSPLGTLSKLTWEQSQRSLPEQRKLLEKQGHVIYGVDMKIVGEDGRDLPWDGVAFGDLHVRGPWVIDRYFRKDESPLVDGWFPTGDVATIDRDSFLHITDRSKDVIKSGGEWISSIDIENVAIAHPAVAEAACIACAHPKWTERPLLVIVKRAGFDVTREELLAFYDGKVAKWWIPDDVAFVDELPHTATGKLQKLKLRDIFRDHVLPSALEDEADCPLSPLTRGNPA